A genomic region of Christiangramia sp. OXR-203 contains the following coding sequences:
- a CDS encoding alpha/beta hydrolase encodes MQKRIHVYFMPGMAAAPTIFENLILPAEKYETHLLEWVIPETDESLEDYSKRMLQFIKHENIVLIGVSFGGVIVQEMAKFLDLKRLIIISSVKCTNELPPHMKFAARTGLFRIVPTSLVNYVDQFEKYAIGPFLKKRAKLYKQYISITDKQYLDWSIKQMVNWKCEKPDEKVIHIHGDQDEVFPVKNIDNAIIVKGGTHIMVVNRFRWFNENLPAIIETGELIKRT; translated from the coding sequence TTGCAGAAGCGTATACATGTTTACTTCATGCCGGGTATGGCAGCAGCTCCAACAATTTTTGAAAACCTGATTTTACCTGCGGAAAAGTATGAAACACATTTGCTTGAGTGGGTAATTCCTGAGACAGATGAATCACTTGAAGATTATTCGAAAAGAATGCTTCAGTTTATTAAACATGAGAACATTGTATTGATAGGCGTTTCTTTTGGAGGGGTTATTGTACAGGAGATGGCAAAGTTTCTGGACTTGAAGAGGCTTATTATAATATCTAGTGTAAAATGTACGAACGAGCTACCTCCACATATGAAATTCGCTGCCAGAACAGGCTTATTTCGAATAGTACCTACAAGTCTTGTGAATTACGTAGACCAATTTGAGAAGTATGCAATTGGACCATTTCTTAAAAAACGTGCGAAATTATATAAACAGTATATTTCTATTACAGACAAGCAATATCTGGACTGGTCCATAAAACAAATGGTGAACTGGAAGTGTGAAAAGCCTGATGAAAAGGTAATTCATATTCATGGTGATCAGGATGAAGTTTTTCCAGTAAAAAATATTGATAATGCAATCATCGTTAAAGGCGGGACGCATATTATGGTTGTAAACAGATTCAGGTGGTTTAACGAAAATCTACCTGCAATTATCGAAACCGGAGAATTGATTAAAAGAACTTAA
- a CDS encoding pirin family protein has protein sequence MDKIFHAAGSRGTANHGWLNANFSFSFANYFDPSKTNFGLLRVLNDDYVKSGMGFGTHPHKDMEIISIPLKGAIKHKDSMGHTAVIEQGEVQVMSAGTGVEHSEFNSSNEELNMLQIWIFPDKSGHEPRYDQKNYSKQLDTGELVTVVAPMGHNDENALKIHQNAFLSIQKTEAGRNIEYNLNNKTNGVYIFMIEGDSEIDNLKLSKRDAVGIWNTPKINVDVKNESTVLFIEVPMN, from the coding sequence ATGGATAAAATATTTCACGCTGCAGGATCTCGTGGTACCGCTAATCATGGCTGGTTGAACGCTAATTTCTCCTTTAGCTTTGCTAATTATTTCGATCCTAGTAAAACAAATTTCGGACTGCTTCGTGTACTTAATGATGACTACGTTAAATCTGGAATGGGATTTGGCACTCATCCACATAAGGATATGGAGATCATTTCAATTCCTCTCAAGGGTGCAATAAAACATAAAGATTCCATGGGCCACACTGCAGTTATTGAGCAGGGTGAAGTACAGGTAATGAGCGCCGGAACAGGTGTGGAACATAGCGAATTTAATTCCTCAAATGAAGAATTAAACATGCTCCAGATCTGGATCTTTCCGGATAAGAGTGGACATGAACCACGGTATGACCAAAAGAATTACAGCAAACAGTTAGATACTGGTGAGTTGGTTACAGTAGTAGCTCCAATGGGTCATAATGATGAAAACGCCTTGAAAATTCATCAAAACGCTTTCCTGTCAATTCAAAAGACCGAAGCTGGCAGGAATATTGAGTATAATTTAAATAACAAGACCAATGGTGTCTATATCTTTATGATAGAGGGAGATTCAGAAATTGATAATTTAAAGCTTTCAAAGCGCGATGCTGTTGGTATCTGGAATACTCCGAAGATAAATGTTGACGTTAAAAATGAATCAACGGTACTTTTTATTGAAGTACCTATGAATTAA
- a CDS encoding GNAT family N-acetyltransferase: protein MSVEEMKITDNEFLRQFETEIDGELCIIEYSQQDRKIFLTKIKVSEKVLDKQNDFIEAVLSRISETNMRVVPTNPTIAGFMRKNRRKYKDLLPVGINI, encoded by the coding sequence ATGAGTGTAGAAGAAATGAAGATTACAGACAATGAATTTTTGAGACAGTTTGAAACTGAAATTGATGGAGAACTCTGCATTATAGAATACTCTCAACAAGATAGAAAGATCTTCTTAACCAAGATAAAAGTATCTGAGAAAGTTCTGGACAAGCAAAATGATTTTATAGAAGCGGTTCTTTCCAGGATTAGCGAAACCAACATGAGAGTGGTTCCTACAAACCCAACCATTGCTGGTTTTATGCGGAAAAACAGAAGAAAATACAAAGATCTACTTCCTGTAGGTATTAATATTTAA
- the mtaB gene encoding tRNA (N(6)-L-threonylcarbamoyladenosine(37)-C(2))-methylthiotransferase MtaB, translated as MSAKKVAFYTLGCKLNFSETSTIARSFENEGFQRVEFEEAADIYVINTCSVTENADKRFKTIVKHAQKANEDAFLIAVGCYAQLKPEELAAVDGVDLVLGATEKFKITDYLNDLTKNDHGEVHSCEIDEADFYVGSYSIGDRTRAFLKVQDGCDYKCTYCTIPLARGISRSDRLENVLQNASEISEQGIKEIVLTGVNIGDYGKGEFGNKKHEHTFLELVQALDEVEGIERLRISSIEPNLLKNETIDFVASSKTFVPHFHIPLQSGSDDMLKRMRRRYLSDLYVDRVNKIRSVMPDACIGVDVIVGFPGETDEHFLETYNFLQELNISYLHVFTYSERDNTPAAEMDGVVPLKVRKKRSKMLRGLSAKKRRAFYESQLGNTSTVLFEGENKSGYIHGFTENYVKVKAPWNPEMVNTLKKVNLTEIDEDGLVRFEMLQEELV; from the coding sequence ATGAGCGCAAAAAAAGTAGCATTTTATACCCTTGGCTGTAAGCTGAATTTTTCTGAAACTTCCACGATCGCTAGATCTTTTGAGAATGAAGGATTCCAGAGGGTGGAGTTTGAAGAAGCGGCAGATATATACGTGATCAACACCTGTTCTGTTACTGAAAATGCAGATAAACGATTCAAAACCATTGTCAAGCATGCTCAGAAAGCTAATGAAGATGCTTTCCTTATTGCAGTTGGTTGCTATGCTCAATTGAAACCAGAAGAACTAGCCGCGGTAGATGGTGTGGATCTTGTCCTGGGTGCCACTGAAAAATTCAAAATTACAGACTACCTTAACGACCTCACCAAGAATGATCATGGTGAAGTTCATAGCTGCGAGATCGATGAAGCCGATTTCTACGTGGGTTCTTATTCTATAGGTGATCGTACTCGCGCTTTTTTGAAAGTTCAGGATGGATGTGATTATAAATGTACGTATTGCACCATCCCTTTGGCCAGAGGTATTTCCAGAAGCGACCGTCTTGAAAATGTTCTTCAAAATGCTTCGGAAATTTCAGAACAGGGAATCAAAGAGATCGTTCTCACGGGAGTGAATATTGGAGACTACGGGAAAGGTGAATTCGGAAATAAAAAGCATGAACATACTTTTCTTGAGCTCGTACAGGCACTGGATGAAGTTGAAGGGATTGAAAGACTTCGAATTTCTTCTATAGAACCCAACCTGCTGAAAAATGAAACGATCGATTTTGTAGCTTCAAGTAAAACTTTTGTTCCTCATTTTCACATTCCACTTCAAAGTGGAAGTGACGATATGCTGAAGCGTATGCGCAGGCGCTATCTTAGTGATCTATATGTAGATCGTGTGAATAAGATCAGGTCAGTCATGCCAGATGCCTGTATTGGCGTAGATGTAATTGTTGGCTTTCCAGGTGAAACTGATGAGCATTTTCTGGAGACCTATAATTTTCTTCAGGAATTGAATATATCATACCTGCATGTTTTTACTTATTCAGAAAGGGATAATACGCCGGCAGCGGAGATGGATGGAGTAGTCCCGTTAAAGGTAAGGAAGAAAAGGAGTAAAATGCTGAGAGGCTTATCTGCTAAAAAGCGCAGAGCTTTTTATGAAAGTCAGCTTGGGAATACATCAACGGTTCTATTCGAAGGAGAGAACAAATCTGGTTATATTCACGGATTTACAGAAAACTACGTAAAGGTTAAAGCACCGTGGAATCCAGAGATGGTAAATACACTTAAAAAAGTGAATCTTACCGAGATCGATGAAGATGGCCTGGTAAGATTCGAAATGCTACAGGAAGAATTGGTTTAA
- a CDS encoding GlmU family protein, giving the protein MNYILFDGTFRNNLLPFTFTRPVADLRIGILTIREKWEQRLNLITSTKTEEYLSEKWPLKLEGSNIFINASVLPDDKLLQEISALQHGEKLVFEDILIAYKFEGNSEPSPEDLQLKESSRKPFVVAHTWDIFSKNAEAIQLDFDHLTKGRTSQMIDSSNYTKVSENIFIEEGASVENCSLNASDGPIYIGKNATVMEGSLIKGPFALGESATIKMGAKIYGATTIGPSCKAGGEISNSVLFQNSNKGHDGFLGNSVLGEWCNIGADSNNSNLKNNYAAVRLWDYETARFADTGLQFCGLIMGDHSKCGINTMFNTGTVVGVSANIFGSGFPRNFIPSYSWGGSAGTTTYKLTKVFETARLVMQRRGVELTAVDEKIMEHIFDYSAKWRRD; this is encoded by the coding sequence ATGAACTATATTCTATTTGACGGTACTTTCCGAAATAATCTATTACCATTTACATTCACCAGACCAGTAGCTGATCTACGAATAGGGATACTAACCATCCGAGAAAAATGGGAGCAACGATTGAATTTGATTACTTCAACTAAAACTGAAGAATATCTTTCAGAAAAGTGGCCATTGAAATTAGAAGGTTCAAATATTTTTATCAATGCTTCTGTTTTACCGGATGACAAATTACTGCAGGAAATTTCAGCACTTCAGCATGGCGAAAAATTAGTTTTTGAAGACATCTTAATAGCATATAAGTTTGAAGGTAATTCTGAACCATCTCCTGAAGATCTTCAGCTTAAAGAATCATCCAGAAAGCCTTTTGTTGTTGCTCATACCTGGGATATCTTCTCTAAAAATGCTGAAGCTATTCAGTTAGATTTTGATCATTTAACCAAAGGAAGAACTTCTCAGATGATAGATTCTTCTAATTATACCAAGGTTTCAGAAAACATTTTTATTGAGGAAGGAGCCAGCGTGGAGAACTGTTCCTTAAATGCCAGTGATGGTCCCATTTATATTGGTAAAAATGCTACAGTTATGGAAGGATCGCTGATTAAAGGCCCTTTCGCTTTAGGGGAATCTGCAACGATCAAGATGGGTGCTAAAATTTATGGCGCAACTACCATCGGGCCTTCATGTAAAGCGGGTGGTGAGATTAGTAACTCTGTGTTGTTTCAGAATTCTAATAAAGGACATGATGGCTTTTTAGGGAATTCTGTACTTGGCGAGTGGTGTAATATAGGTGCCGATTCCAATAACAGCAATCTTAAGAATAATTATGCCGCCGTTCGTTTATGGGATTATGAGACAGCAAGATTTGCGGATACCGGGTTGCAATTCTGCGGACTTATAATGGGAGATCACAGTAAATGTGGGATCAATACCATGTTTAATACCGGGACTGTAGTTGGAGTGAGTGCTAATATTTTTGGAAGTGGTTTCCCTAGAAACTTTATTCCTTCTTATAGTTGGGGTGGAAGTGCAGGAACAACAACATACAAACTTACTAAGGTTTTTGAGACCGCCAGACTGGTAATGCAACGACGGGGAGTAGAGCTCACCGCAGTCGATGAAAAGATTATGGAGCATATTTTCGATTATTCCGCTAAATGGCGACGGGATTAA
- a CDS encoding type B 50S ribosomal protein L31 encodes MKQGIHPENYRLVAFKDMSNEDVFLTKSTAKTKETIEVDGTEYPLVKLEISRTSHPYYTGQTKLLDTAGRIDKFKNKYSKFKKK; translated from the coding sequence ATGAAGCAGGGAATCCATCCGGAAAATTATAGATTAGTAGCATTTAAAGATATGTCTAACGAAGACGTGTTTTTAACTAAATCTACAGCAAAAACAAAAGAAACTATTGAAGTTGACGGAACTGAATACCCGTTAGTAAAACTGGAAATTTCCAGAACTTCTCACCCATACTATACTGGACAGACCAAATTACTGGATACTGCAGGTAGAATTGACAAGTTCAAGAACAAATACTCAAAATTTAAGAAGAAGTAA
- a CDS encoding DUF4199 domain-containing protein gives METPAKKISSSYGLYLGLSLILIAVLAYAFDLSLFTKWWFGISMLVFVIIMACMSTNKAKKVSTNLFSFKDAYGAYFLTVFIGTFISLVFGIILFNVIDSDAARTLNELTIESTVKMMEGFGSPESQINETVKQLQETNQFSIMNQLKGYGFQLIMYAVIGLIVALIFREKDKTNA, from the coding sequence ATGGAAACTCCAGCTAAAAAAATTTCTTCATCCTATGGTTTATACTTAGGATTATCTTTAATTCTAATTGCAGTACTAGCTTACGCCTTTGATCTGAGTTTATTTACTAAATGGTGGTTTGGGATATCAATGCTAGTATTTGTCATCATTATGGCATGTATGTCAACTAATAAAGCTAAAAAAGTTAGCACAAACTTATTCAGTTTTAAAGATGCATATGGCGCTTACTTCTTAACAGTCTTTATTGGAACATTCATTTCCCTAGTATTTGGAATTATTTTATTTAATGTAATAGATTCGGATGCTGCTAGAACTTTGAATGAACTTACCATTGAATCAACTGTAAAGATGATGGAAGGTTTTGGTTCTCCGGAATCTCAAATCAACGAAACGGTTAAACAATTACAAGAAACTAATCAATTCTCCATCATGAACCAATTGAAAGGTTACGGCTTTCAACTAATTATGTATGCGGTAATAGGATTAATCGTAGCTTTGATCTTTAGAGAGAAAGATAAGACAAACGCATAG
- a CDS encoding glycosyltransferase family 2 protein, translated as MQISVVIPLLNEEQSLVELYNWIAKVLRSNSFSYEIIFIDDGSTDGSWKTIESLSEADDRVKGIRFNRNYGKSQALHAGFIEAQGDVVITMDADLQDNPDEIPELYALIKEQKYDLVSGWKKKRYDNVITKNLPSKLFNAAARKTSGVKLNDFNCGLKAYRKEVIKNIDVYGEMHRYIPVLAKNAGYSKITEKEVKHQARKYGNTKFGASRFINGFLDLISIWFLSKFGRRPMHLFGALGVLMFIIGFVSAFLIGVSKLYKLYHGLPNVLVTQNPWFYISLAVMIIGTQFFLAGFLGELILRSKREKERYLIRKTTSNI; from the coding sequence ATGCAGATATCGGTAGTTATACCATTACTCAACGAAGAGCAATCTTTGGTTGAATTATATAATTGGATCGCAAAAGTATTGCGATCCAATTCCTTTTCTTATGAGATCATCTTTATTGATGATGGCAGCACAGATGGTTCCTGGAAGACAATTGAATCACTTTCTGAAGCCGATGATCGTGTAAAAGGTATACGTTTTAATAGGAATTACGGGAAATCCCAGGCTTTGCATGCTGGTTTTATCGAAGCCCAGGGTGATGTGGTCATCACTATGGATGCCGATCTTCAGGACAATCCTGATGAAATTCCAGAATTATACGCCCTTATCAAGGAGCAGAAATACGACCTTGTTTCGGGATGGAAAAAGAAGCGCTATGATAATGTGATCACCAAAAACCTTCCTTCCAAACTATTTAATGCTGCTGCCAGAAAAACTTCCGGAGTAAAATTAAATGATTTCAATTGCGGACTCAAAGCTTACCGAAAAGAAGTGATAAAAAACATCGATGTCTACGGTGAAATGCATCGATACATTCCTGTACTTGCGAAAAATGCCGGTTACAGTAAGATCACCGAAAAGGAAGTTAAACACCAGGCTCGCAAATATGGTAACACAAAATTTGGCGCCAGTAGATTTATTAATGGTTTCCTGGACTTAATCAGTATTTGGTTTCTTTCCAAATTTGGACGCAGACCTATGCATCTATTTGGAGCTCTGGGTGTTCTAATGTTTATCATCGGTTTTGTCTCGGCCTTTCTTATTGGTGTTTCCAAGCTCTATAAATTGTATCATGGCCTACCTAACGTACTGGTAACTCAGAATCCCTGGTTCTATATTTCACTTGCAGTGATGATTATAGGCACACAATTTTTTCTTGCTGGTTTTCTGGGAGAGCTTATTCTTCGTTCAAAGCGTGAGAAAGAGCGCTACCTGATACGAAAAACCACCAGTAATATTTAG
- a CDS encoding phospho-sugar mutase — MATNKPEILQKAQAWLTDIFDADTKTEINRLINDDPGELEESFYKNAEFGTGGMRGVMGVGTNRINKYTLGKNTQGLSDYLKKSFPGEQVKVAIAYDCRHNSNTLAKVVADVFSANDIKVYLFSDLRPTPELSFAVKELDCHCGIVLTASHNPPEYNGYKVYWQDGGQLVPPQDKEVIETINNLDYTEVKFEANESLIEKIDQKVDDSFAKASVENGSFDTSATAKSNLKVVFTSLHGTSITMVPEVLEKAGFSNVHIVEEQRKPDGNFPTVKSPNPEEPEALKMALEKAEEIDADIVIGTDPDCDRLGVAVRDLDGKMVLLNGNQTMLVMTWFLLEEWKKQDKIKGSEFVASTIVSTPMMKNLTESYGVEYKEVLTGFKWIAKLIKDHPEMNFVGGGEESFGYMVGDFVRDKDAVTATLLACEIAAKMKAEGKSFYQKLLELYTEHGLFREELISLVKKGIQGEQEIKQMLVDLRENPWEEIDGEKVVLVEDYHASTARNVLERNESVIDIPKSNVLIYYTENGTKIAARPSGTEPKIKFYISVNSQLDDIQNYDTENQKLSDKIARIKDELKLG; from the coding sequence ATGGCAACAAATAAACCTGAAATTCTTCAGAAGGCACAGGCGTGGCTTACTGATATCTTTGATGCAGACACTAAAACCGAGATCAATCGACTTATAAATGATGATCCGGGTGAGCTGGAAGAAAGCTTTTATAAAAATGCTGAATTTGGTACAGGTGGAATGCGTGGTGTTATGGGCGTTGGTACAAATCGTATCAACAAATATACCTTAGGTAAAAATACTCAGGGACTTTCAGATTATTTGAAAAAATCTTTTCCAGGAGAGCAGGTTAAAGTAGCTATTGCTTACGATTGCAGACATAATAGTAATACATTAGCCAAAGTTGTAGCTGATGTCTTTTCAGCGAACGATATCAAAGTTTATCTCTTTTCTGATCTACGACCGACTCCTGAGTTATCTTTTGCAGTTAAAGAATTAGATTGTCACTGCGGAATCGTGCTTACCGCAAGCCATAATCCACCAGAATACAATGGTTATAAGGTTTACTGGCAGGACGGTGGACAATTGGTTCCACCACAGGATAAAGAAGTGATCGAAACTATCAATAATCTTGACTATACTGAAGTTAAATTTGAAGCGAACGAATCATTGATCGAAAAGATCGACCAAAAGGTTGACGATTCATTTGCAAAAGCTTCCGTAGAAAATGGAAGTTTTGATACTTCAGCTACCGCAAAGAGCAATCTTAAAGTAGTATTTACTTCTCTCCACGGAACTTCTATTACGATGGTTCCTGAAGTTCTGGAAAAGGCAGGATTCAGTAATGTCCATATTGTTGAGGAACAGCGTAAACCAGATGGTAATTTTCCAACAGTGAAATCACCAAACCCGGAAGAACCTGAAGCATTAAAAATGGCTTTGGAAAAGGCTGAAGAAATCGATGCTGATATTGTTATAGGAACAGACCCGGATTGTGACAGACTTGGAGTTGCCGTTCGCGATTTGGATGGTAAAATGGTACTTCTTAATGGAAATCAAACCATGTTGGTGATGACCTGGTTTCTTCTGGAGGAATGGAAAAAACAGGATAAGATCAAAGGATCAGAGTTTGTTGCTTCTACCATAGTTTCCACTCCAATGATGAAGAATTTAACCGAATCATACGGAGTCGAATATAAAGAAGTTCTTACAGGATTTAAATGGATCGCAAAACTCATCAAGGACCACCCGGAAATGAATTTCGTTGGTGGTGGAGAAGAGAGTTTTGGTTATATGGTTGGTGATTTTGTGAGAGATAAAGATGCGGTAACCGCTACCCTACTTGCCTGTGAGATCGCAGCAAAAATGAAAGCAGAAGGGAAGTCATTTTATCAGAAACTTCTTGAGCTTTATACTGAGCATGGTCTTTTTCGCGAAGAACTTATATCCCTTGTAAAAAAAGGGATTCAGGGAGAGCAGGAGATCAAGCAAATGCTGGTAGATCTTAGAGAAAATCCATGGGAAGAGATCGATGGAGAAAAAGTGGTATTAGTGGAAGACTACCACGCCTCTACTGCTAGAAATGTATTAGAACGAAATGAGTCTGTTATCGATATTCCTAAATCCAATGTTCTCATATATTATACTGAAAATGGAACGAAGATCGCGGCAAGACCAAGTGGTACAGAGCCAAAGATCAAATTCTACATCAGTGTAAATTCACAATTGGATGATATACAGAATTACGATACTGAAAATCAGAAATTAAGTGATAAGATTGCCCGAATCAAAGACGAATTAAAACTGGGCTAA
- a CDS encoding ABC transporter ATP-binding protein, translating to MTYFRKIMMFAMPYRKFAFLNIICNIFYAIFSTLSFIALIPVIQVLFDKTKRVAEKPVYTGISNAKDYFSDYFNYEVTQRVNEDEVAALVFICGIVVLLFFLKNLFGYLSSFFLTFLRNGVLRDLRDAMYKKILALPVSYFSEKRKGDTISRITADVNEVQTSFLSILELIVREPLTILFTILAMLVMSVQLTLFVFIFLPIAGFIISLIGKQLKRKSNLAQEENGHFLSIVEETLSSLKIVKGFNAESKFYDRFQQSTNRLKEILNSLINRQNLASPTSEFLGIFVIVVILWFGGNMVLVEESLDAATFIAFLGLAYNILTPAKQISKATYSVKKGDAAAERILQVLETPPTITDHPDAIDKKDFETGIEISNVDFAYEDDKVLKQFSISVNKGETVALVGQSGSGKSTIANLITRFYDVNAGTIKIDGIDIRKMKKSDLRDLLGLVTQDSILFNDSIRNNIALGKDDATDVEIIDALKIANAWEFVKELPKQLDTNIGDSGNKLSGGQKQRLSIARAVLKNPPVMILDEATSALDTESEKLVQKALENMMKNRTSIVIAHRLSTIQNADKIVVMQKGEIVEQGKHQELIDANGTYKKLVAMQSFE from the coding sequence ATGACCTATTTTAGAAAGATCATGATGTTCGCAATGCCGTACAGGAAGTTTGCGTTCCTCAATATTATATGTAATATTTTCTATGCGATTTTTAGCACTTTATCCTTTATTGCGCTAATACCTGTGATCCAGGTACTTTTCGATAAAACAAAAAGAGTTGCTGAGAAACCAGTTTATACTGGAATTTCAAATGCTAAGGATTATTTTTCAGATTACTTTAATTACGAAGTCACGCAGAGAGTGAACGAGGATGAAGTTGCTGCACTTGTATTTATCTGCGGAATTGTGGTTCTCCTCTTTTTTCTTAAAAACTTGTTCGGTTACCTTAGTTCATTCTTTCTTACATTTCTTCGCAATGGCGTACTTCGTGACCTTCGTGATGCGATGTATAAAAAGATACTTGCCTTGCCAGTATCCTATTTTTCAGAAAAAAGAAAAGGTGATACGATTTCACGAATCACTGCCGATGTAAACGAGGTTCAGACTTCGTTTCTTTCCATTCTGGAACTCATTGTACGAGAACCGCTCACCATATTATTTACAATTCTGGCAATGCTGGTTATGAGTGTACAGTTAACACTCTTCGTTTTTATATTTCTACCAATTGCTGGTTTCATCATAAGTTTAATAGGAAAACAATTAAAGCGAAAGTCGAATCTGGCTCAGGAGGAAAACGGTCATTTTCTTAGCATTGTTGAGGAGACACTTTCCAGTTTAAAAATTGTAAAAGGTTTTAATGCGGAGAGTAAGTTTTACGATAGGTTTCAGCAAAGCACTAATAGACTCAAGGAAATCCTGAATAGTCTTATAAACAGGCAGAACCTCGCATCACCAACCAGTGAATTCCTGGGAATCTTTGTTATTGTAGTTATTCTATGGTTTGGTGGTAACATGGTTCTTGTCGAAGAATCTCTGGATGCAGCAACTTTTATAGCCTTTCTGGGATTAGCTTACAATATCCTGACACCAGCAAAACAAATTTCTAAAGCTACTTACAGCGTTAAGAAAGGTGATGCGGCAGCAGAAAGGATTTTGCAGGTTCTCGAAACACCTCCCACCATTACAGACCATCCAGATGCAATTGATAAGAAAGATTTCGAAACAGGCATAGAGATCTCAAATGTGGATTTCGCCTATGAAGATGATAAGGTATTAAAACAGTTCTCAATCTCTGTCAACAAAGGTGAAACTGTCGCCCTTGTAGGACAATCTGGATCTGGAAAATCTACTATTGCAAATTTGATCACCAGGTTCTATGATGTAAATGCTGGAACTATTAAGATTGACGGAATCGATATCAGGAAAATGAAGAAATCTGATCTTCGTGATCTACTTGGTCTGGTTACCCAGGATTCAATATTATTTAATGATAGCATTCGGAATAATATAGCACTGGGTAAAGATGATGCTACAGATGTAGAGATTATTGATGCTTTAAAAATTGCCAACGCCTGGGAATTCGTGAAAGAACTTCCCAAACAGCTGGATACAAATATTGGAGATAGCGGAAATAAATTGAGTGGTGGCCAGAAGCAACGTTTATCTATCGCTAGAGCTGTACTTAAAAACCCACCAGTTATGATACTTGATGAAGCCACTTCTGCCCTGGATACTGAAAGTGAAAAACTGGTTCAGAAAGCTTTGGAGAATATGATGAAGAACCGAACCTCTATCGTGATCGCGCACAGATTATCTACGATACAGAATGCAGACAAGATTGTCGTGATGCAAAAAGGTGAAATTGTGGAACAGGGAAAACATCAGGAATTGATCGACGCCAATGGAACCTATAAAAAATTGGTTGCCATGCAGTCTTTCGAATGA
- a CDS encoding RNA polymerase sigma factor — protein MSNTPEAEQDLILRLQKQSTSQEAFMELITLYKERLYWHIRNIAKSHDDTDDILQNTFIKIFRNIDKFKGDSKLYSWMYRIATNEAITFINKKARRLKITSEELQDQIIDNLESDVYFEGSEIQLKLQKAIATLPQKQQQVFNMKYFEELKYREMAEILSTSEGALKASYHIATKKIEEFLKSN, from the coding sequence ATGTCCAACACACCAGAAGCTGAACAGGATCTTATCCTAAGATTGCAGAAGCAATCAACTTCCCAGGAAGCTTTCATGGAATTGATCACGCTTTATAAAGAGCGTTTGTACTGGCATATCCGGAATATTGCAAAAAGTCATGATGATACAGACGATATTTTGCAGAATACCTTCATAAAGATCTTCAGAAATATTGATAAATTTAAAGGAGATAGCAAACTGTACAGCTGGATGTACCGTATCGCGACTAACGAAGCGATCACATTTATCAATAAAAAAGCCCGACGCCTAAAGATCACTTCTGAAGAGTTACAGGATCAAATTATCGATAATCTTGAAAGTGACGTATATTTTGAAGGAAGTGAAATACAATTGAAATTACAAAAAGCCATCGCCACGCTTCCGCAGAAACAACAACAGGTCTTTAATATGAAATATTTCGAAGAACTGAAATATAGAGAAATGGCAGAGATTTTGAGTACTAGTGAAGGAGCCTTGAAAGCTTCGTATCACATTGCGACCAAGAAGATCGAAGAATTTTTAAAGTCGAATTAA